A single Lolium perenne isolate Kyuss_39 chromosome 6, Kyuss_2.0, whole genome shotgun sequence DNA region contains:
- the LOC127306338 gene encoding uncharacterized protein, producing the protein MSPSLALRDGSKVKVVDVRASNEEEELFLLRACARDFRIAAVATSLDLPAHARTLDGAYEAVRAAVDRVDRRSRRRPLELRRRAGPGGRVWRFHVGDGHDDANPYRVCEAFRSWSRATMPRGVLVARDGAADVAYVVKHLNGGALPPKREAFLQLCVASFYDVYDLKVLAEWREVEDGDPPLARDASFGRIHSPL; encoded by the coding sequence ATGTCGCCGTCGCTGGCGCTGCGTGATGGATCCAAGGTGAAGGTGGTGGACGTCCGGGCCAGCAACGAGGAGGAAGAGCTGTTTCTCCTGCGCGCGTGCGCCCGCGACTTCCGCATCGCCGCCGTGGCCACCTCCCTGGATCTCCCGGCCCACGCCCGCACCCTGGACGGCGCCTACGAGGCCGTCCGCGCCGCCGTCGACCGCGTCGATCGGCGCAGTCGCCGTCGCCCTCTTGAACTGCGACGGCGAGCCGGCCCTGGCGGCCGCGTCTGGCGGTTCCACGTGGGCGACGGGCACGACGACGCCAACCCGTACCGCGTGTGCGAGGCTTTCCGGTCGTGGAGCCGCGCCACCATGCCCCGCGGCGTCTTGGTCGCGCGGGACGGCGCCGCCGACGTGGCGTACGTGGTCAAGCACCTGAACGGCGGCGCCCTCCCACCCAAGCGCGAGGCGTTCCTGCAACTATGCGTCGCCTCCTTCTATGATGTGTACGACCTGAAGGTGCTGGCGGAGTGGAGGGAGGTGGAAGACGGGGATCCCCCGCTCGCCCGCGACGCCAGCTTTggccgcatacactcacccctatga
- the LOC127306340 gene encoding fasciclin-like arabinogalactan protein 1, translating to MSLPGANSLAVLLLLVLSTWPTCPAAHNITAILAARHDMAEFSRLLTSTGLADDINERNTITVLAVDDAGMAALRARHLPREALRHVLSLHVLVDYYDRAKLHRLPGGSADVSTLFQASGDAPGSAGMVEISERRGGSVAFVPQEDGDHDAHAPAVLFVRSVHEAPYNISVLQVGAVMSSPAAEAPSSPESSPRHRATDVAHKNGTRPGDDAAADAPSRGGDGEGEGDRADGGGDRAKKNGAIGTAPGWLSFAWAFLLAIKIIVVLV from the coding sequence ATGTCGCTCCCCGGCGCCAACTCCTTGGccgtgctcctcctcctcgtcctctccACATGGCCGACGTGCCCCGCCGCCCACAACATCACGGCCATCCTCGCGGCGCGCCATGACATGGCCGAGTTCAGCCGCCTGCTCACGTCCACGGGCCTCGCGGACGACATCAACGAGCGCAATACCATCACGGTCCTCGCCGTGGACGACGCCGGCATGGCGGCGCTGAGAGCGCGGCACCTCCCGCGGGAGGCGCTCCGGCACGTGCTCTCCCTCCACGTCCTCGTCGACTACTACGACCGCGCCAAGCTGCACCGCCTCCCCGGCGGCTCCGCGGACGTGTCCACCCTGTTCCAGGCCTCCGGGGACGCGCCCGGGAGCGCCGGCATGGTGGAAATCTCCGAGCGCCGCGGCGGGAGCGTGGCCTTCGTGCCCCAGGAGGACGGCGACCACGACGCGCACGCGCCCGCCGTGCTCTTCGTCAGGTCCGTGCACGAGGCGCCCTACAACATCTCCGTGCTGCAGGTGGGCGCCGTCATGTCGTCACCCGCCGCcgaggccccctcgtcgcccgagTCCTCACCAAGGCACAGGGCTACCGACGTGGCGCACAAGAACGGCACGCGGCCAGGCGATGATGCCGCTGCTGACGCGCCTTCGCGGGGTGGGgatggagaaggagaaggagatcgCGCGGACGGAGGAGGAGATCGTGCGAAGAAGAATGGTGCGATCGGCACGGCTCCGGGCTGGCTATCCTTCGCTTGGGCGTTCCTGCTGGCGATCAAGATTATCGTGGTGCTCGTTTGA